Proteins co-encoded in one Stomoxys calcitrans chromosome 5, idStoCalc2.1, whole genome shotgun sequence genomic window:
- the LOC106095732 gene encoding lysophospholipase-like protein 1, which translates to MSLIVKQINPTCRHTASLIFLHGSGDTGQNLWEWVRFLLGRDMTFEEVKVIYPTAPLQPYTPNDGQLSNVWFDRHSIDINAKENRQSLLDIYGAVQTILKQETSVGIPLNRIIVGGFSMGGALAMHVGYHLHNNLAGIFACSSFLNHDSIVYDSLKKRVNTETDLPELQMFHGGRDSLVPIQWGQDSFDKLKSLGVKGTFIPLKNTLHELKKQEMLDIEEWILHKLPNLSK; encoded by the exons ATGAGTTTAATAGTTAAGCAAATCAATCCAACTTGCCGCCACACTGCATCTTTGATATTTTTACATGGATCTG GAGACACCGGGCAAAACTTGTGGGAATGGGTGCGCTTTTTGTTGGGTCGCGATATGACATTTGAAGAAGTGAAAGTGATATATCCCACGGCTCCCTTGCAACCGTATACACCGAATGATGGTCAGTTGTCCAATGTATGGTTTGATAGACACTCGATAGACATCAATGCAAAAGAAAATCGCCAAAGTTTGTTGGATATATATGGCGCAGTACAGACAATTTTGAAGCAAGAAACTTCAGTTGGAATACCATTAAACCGCATTATTGTTGGAGGATTTTCTATGGGTGGAGCTTTGGCTATGCACGTTGGCTACCATCTTCACAATAATTTGGCAGGCATATTTGCTTGCTCGTCCTTTCTTAATCACGACTCTATTGTTTACGATTCCCTAAAAAAGCGGGTAAATACAGAAACGGATTTGCCAGAATTGCAAATGTTTCATGGTGGTCGAGACTCACTGGTCCCTATACAATGGGGCCAAGACAGTTTCGATAAACTAAAAAGTCTAGGTGTTAAAGGTACTTTTATTCCTCTGAAAAACACTCTTCACGAACTGAAAAAACAAGAAATGTTAGATATTGAAGAATGGATTTTACATAAACTTCCTAATTTAAGCAAATGA